Proteins encoded by one window of Catharus ustulatus isolate bCatUst1 chromosome Z, bCatUst1.pri.v2, whole genome shotgun sequence:
- the ST8SIA4 gene encoding CMP-N-acetylneuraminate-poly-alpha-2,8-sialyltransferase isoform X13 — protein MRSVRKRWTVCTISLLLIFYKTKEITRTEERQEAPLAGDGELTLSRSVINSSDKIIRKGGSSIFQHAAGDWKINSSLVMEIRKNILQFLDAERDVSVVKSSFKPGDVIHYVLDRRRTLNISQDLHSLLPEVSPMKNRRFKTCAVVGNSGILLKSGCGKEIDSHDFVIR, from the exons ATGCGTTCTGTCAGGAAGCGGTGGACTGTGTGCACCATAAGTCTCCTCCTCATCTTCTATAAGACGAAAGAAATAACGCGGACCGAGGAGCGCCAGGAGGCACCTCTTGCCGG AGATGGTGAACTGACTTTGAGTAGATCAGTGATCAATAGCTCTGATAAGATAATTCGAAAGGGTGGCTCCTCAATCTTCCAACATGCTGCAGGAGATTGGAAAATCAATTCTTCTTTAGTAATGGAGATAAG GAAGAACATTCTTCAGTTCTTGGATGCTGAAAGAGATGTCTCAGTGGTCAAAAGTAGCTTCAAGCCAGGAGATGTAATTCATTATGTACTGGACAGACGTCGCACTCTAAACATTTCTCAGGATTTGCACAGCCTTCTCCCTGAAGTTTCCCCAATGAAAAATCGCCGATTTAAAACCTGTGCAGTTGTTGGGAATTCTGGCATCCTTCTAAAGAGTGGTTGCGGAAAAGAGATTGATAGCCATGACTTTGTAATAAGGTAA
- the ST8SIA4 gene encoding CMP-N-acetylneuraminate-poly-alpha-2,8-sialyltransferase isoform X12, protein MRSVRKRWTVCTISLLLIFYKTKEITRTEERQEAPLAGDGELTLSRSVINSSDKIIRKGGSSIFQHAAGDWKINSSLVMEIRKNILQFLDAERDVSVVKSSFKPGDVIHYVLDRRRTLNISQDLHSLLPEVSPMKNRRFKTCAVVGNSGILLKSGCGKEIDSHDFVISVIQGVCG, encoded by the exons ATGCGTTCTGTCAGGAAGCGGTGGACTGTGTGCACCATAAGTCTCCTCCTCATCTTCTATAAGACGAAAGAAATAACGCGGACCGAGGAGCGCCAGGAGGCACCTCTTGCCGG AGATGGTGAACTGACTTTGAGTAGATCAGTGATCAATAGCTCTGATAAGATAATTCGAAAGGGTGGCTCCTCAATCTTCCAACATGCTGCAGGAGATTGGAAAATCAATTCTTCTTTAGTAATGGAGATAAG GAAGAACATTCTTCAGTTCTTGGATGCTGAAAGAGATGTCTCAGTGGTCAAAAGTAGCTTCAAGCCAGGAGATGTAATTCATTATGTACTGGACAGACGTCGCACTCTAAACATTTCTCAGGATTTGCACAGCCTTCTCCCTGAAGTTTCCCCAATGAAAAATCGCCGATTTAAAACCTGTGCAGTTGTTGGGAATTCTGGCATCCTTCTAAAGAGTGGTTGCGGAAAAGAGATTGATAGCCATGACTTTGTAATAAG
- the ST8SIA4 gene encoding CMP-N-acetylneuraminate-poly-alpha-2,8-sialyltransferase isoform X14, with protein sequence MRSVRKRWTVCTISLLLIFYKTKEITRTEERQEAPLAGDGELTLSRSVINSSDKIIRKGGSSIFQHAAGDWKINSSLVMEIRETSFVMKAIVSESGDVAEMVQTYMGKPSTQG encoded by the exons ATGCGTTCTGTCAGGAAGCGGTGGACTGTGTGCACCATAAGTCTCCTCCTCATCTTCTATAAGACGAAAGAAATAACGCGGACCGAGGAGCGCCAGGAGGCACCTCTTGCCGG AGATGGTGAACTGACTTTGAGTAGATCAGTGATCAATAGCTCTGATAAGATAATTCGAAAGGGTGGCTCCTCAATCTTCCAACATGCTGCAGGAGATTGGAAAATCAATTCTTCTTTAGTAATGGAGATAAG GGAGACTTCATTTGTAATGAAGGCCATAGTTTCAGAAAGTGGGGATGTGGCTGAGATGGTGCAAACCTATATGGGGAAACCTTCCACACAGGGCTGA